A region of the Leptospira venezuelensis genome:
TATATAGAAAATATATTCTGCTAATTTTAAGGAATTGAATTTTTTTCCTATTTTCATCTTTAGATTTCCATGATTTTTTTATGAAAAATATTGAGAATACTTTCGGATAACGACCAAGGTGTTCCGACGTTTTGGGTTTGGCACGAGCTTGCCACTGCAAGCGCAGTGACAATGCAAAATGTGGCGTAGCCCGAGCGAGAGTCGCGTTAGCGATCCACGAGCGGAGCGGAAGCACCGACAGTTATGCGCAGTAAGCGCGCTACTCTATATATAATAATTTTGCTTTATATAGAATTACTAACGCCAAAAGTGCCACCACTTCTTCTCTTCTTTCCATTCAAGAACACTTTCGATGATTGAGTTTCCACTATCTGAATCCGTACTGACTTTAATACCTATTGCTGATTTTCTTTCAATATCACTTCGACAGTCTATATAAGTCCATTTCCCCTTATCTTCATCGAATCCAGTAAAAACTATCTTTTCGAACAAGATCCAATTCAAAGTTCGCGTTAACACTCTATCGATACCAGGAAATACTTTCTCCCTTGATTTGCCATCATTCTTTAGATATTTAAGTTCAGGAAAATAACTATCATCACAAAGGGCGCCATAACCAAGGCCCAAATCTTCTAAGAAATTGTAGCCTGCACAATAATAATCATAAAACATGATTAGAATCATAGGTAGCCTTTCTGAGCCCTTTATTGCCTCTTCAAGCAGCTTAGTAATTTTTAATTTTTCAAATGACCCTTGATCAATATATCTTGTCAGAATGCTTTGAATTTCGTATTTAACTGACTTTTTACGATAATCTAAGGACATTAAGTCTAAATAATCATCTTGTGAAAGTAAACGTTCTAAGCCTTCGCTTTTGAATACCCAATCTTCAAATTCATGAATAGCAATGGATACATATAGCAAATCGTATATTTGCTCATTCAATTCCGAAAGAAAATTCTCGCTTTTCATTGAAGATTACTATTAAGAAAAATGCTGCGCGTTTATTGCGTATAACGACCAAGGTGTTCCGACGTTCGCAACGGCGCGAGTTTGCCATGCAAGTGCAGTGACAATGCAAAATGTGGCGAAGCCCGAGCGAGTGGTCGCGTTAGCGATCCACGAACGAAGCGGAAGCACCGATAGTTAGACGCCGTAACAGACTTTTCTAATATTCTTCGTATACATTATTATAGTCATAATATGCGGAAGTATAACCATATTTCTTACTACAGCCCAAGGTCACTCTCTCAAGATCATCCATGCCATTAGGAAATTCAAGATAGTTAATACAAACACAACTCTTTTCTTTATCGAGCATAGAAATGAAGCCACTATAATTTGCAGATTTGCTAATGCACTCGGAAATCCTCATATCAGGTTGATAGCTTACTATTTTTCTTTCAAATTCTTCTAAAAATTTATGAAGCGAACCCGTTCGAATTTTAGCAGTAGATTCCGGATATGTTAATTGGCACATTTCTTTACATTGATTTTCACTTCTTTCTTTTCCATATAAAGTTAAATTCACATAAACTAGATAATTTGTTTTGTTAATACATACTTTATTATTAAAAGGAGACAATTCTCCTTTTTTACAAGTGAGCCACCCTTCCTTTGTAGGATCAAAATTTGAGAGTGTTGCAAATCTATTGCTCACATTGATAGATCCCGCACAACTGAAAAGAAAGATGATAAAGTGTATATTTAAAAGTTTCATTCTGTTATGGCGTCTAACGTCCAAGGTTTGACGACGTTCCGCGAGTCCGTAAGGACTTGGTATGAGGCTTGCTGTGCAAGACGATTGACAAAGCGGAATGTGCCGCCGCCCGAGTGAGTGGTCGCGAGCGATCCACGAACGAAGCGGAAGCACCGTAAGTTAGACGCCGTCATTTTTTTCTCTTTAAATTAGTCGCCTTTTTTGGGATTACATAAATTGCATCAAGTATATGTTCTAAAATTTCTATGGCTAACTTAAGTTTGTCTTTATCAGGCTTTTTCAATCTGTGAAGAGCTGTGTTTCCCAAAAAACGGTGCTGATGAAGAATATTAGCTTGCTTCTCAGTGAGCAAATTTTCCTGTGTTAACCCATTAATTTTGCCTTCAAGATTTCCTTTTTGCTTTGTTACGATTTGGCCATTCTTGTCCTTTTCTTCAACAGGGCCCTTCTTAATCTTTTGGTCAGCACAAACCCCCTCTATCATAGCACGAAGACCAGCTGCACAAAGAATTAAATTTTCTTTATTATAGCTTTCAAGCGTCTCCGCATATAATTCCTCAATCTGGCGAGGTAGACTAAAGAAATATTTTGATTCTAAATTTCCCTCTTCTCTCTCGGGATAAACCGTAATAGTTTCTATACTCTCAATGGAACCATCTGCATTATAAGTAAAATCATCTTAATTAGTAGAAATCTTCAGAAAGGAAACATCTTCACAACCGTTACATTCCAAGATAAAGTATATTTTTTCCCATCCTATATCTGGACCCTCTGCATACCCGGTAGCCTTATGTTCTCCTTTAACGGTGTGCTTAGTTGTATTTCCACATCGCAAGCAATGAATTCTTTTAATTTCTGACATTTTCTCTCTCAAAGGAAAATTAAATGATGGCGTCTAACGACCGAGGTGCTCCGACGTTCGCAACGGCACGAGTTTGCGCATGCAAACGAAGTGACGGACGCGAATGTGGCAAAGCCCGAGCGAGCGGTCGTGTAAGCGATCCGCGAGCGGAGCGGAAGCACCGACAGTTATACGCTGGGCTGGCTTAATTCTTATATAAATTTGCGAGATATTTGCCTTTGAGAGTTTTGTATATGGAGAAGTCGGAATCTATACTAATAATATTATAGATACCTTCCCTTTCTGCTATGCACATTAAAGATGCGTCAGCTAAATCCATTGGCAAATCTGAATACTTTTGCATCCTACTCTTTATATATTTTAGGTCTTCTAATGTTATATCTAAAATTTGCAGACTTCCACGCTCTATCCATTCCAAAAAGTCAGATTGGGCATTTATAGAAAAAGAAAGTAAATAGATTACCTCTGTAACCACAGGCCAGGTAGTAAACAATGATCCTTTAAATCCTTTTAGGAATTTAAATACTGATTTATGATAATTGTCTGATGAATTGAATAATGCAATGATAGGGCCAGAATCAACGAGAGCGGCGTTTTTCATTCTTGTCCTTTAGTATGTTTTTCAATGCACTTTTCCTATTTTGAGATAATTCCTGATTGTTGGCGGAATGCTTACCAAATAGATCTTCACCCAATTCAAAGGGTGTTTTATTTGAGCTATGATTTTTAATATATTCAAGAATCGATTCTTTTACAATCTCAGAGCGACTTTTACCCTTGGATTTTGCAAATGAATCTAATTGTCTTTCTAAATCGGGTGGTATTCTTAAACTGATCACAAATTCATTGTATCACTATTTTGTATTACAATCAAGAGTATTATCCAATTTTTCGGAAAAAATCAATTTTGCCAGCCTTGCGTATAACGATCCAAGGCTTGACGACGTTGGCGAACCCTGAGCCTCCAAAGAGGCGTTAGGGTCAGGCGCGGGTTTTGACACCGCAAAAGCCGTGACTGGAGCCAATGTGCCGAAGGCCGAGCGAGGGTTGCGAAGCAAGCCCGAAGCGAAGCGTCAGAGCCGACAGTTAGGCGTAGTTTGGCGCTAATAAAGTAAGATAGATTATTATAGAATCACTATAATTTAGCCCGAACAAATCTATAAAAATCTGAGGGAGGAGGAATATCATGCCAATTAAAACTTTCGAGAGTCGCTAATGCACGAACCCGAAGTATCATCCACATAGGATCAGAAATCAGAGCCTCGCTAGTCGAATGCTGAGCACTAATATCGCCGCTATTCTGATCTAGTATCGAATTAATTTCTTCTAATAATTTAATTTGTTCCTTATTCAAAGTGTTATCAAGGTCACTTTTAACGGCTTGATATGCATTATCAAAATCAAGAGCAAGTTCATCAGCTATACAAACAAAATCTGGAAAAAGCCTACTCTGAGTTTCCGCCGATTGAGCGAGTGCTTGGAGAGCGTATTTTAACAAGATTAATTTTTCCGTAATAGGCAGATTAGTCATTGGGATAATTTATTTGGCTTATAAAGATCAAGCCGATAGTAAATTTAAAAATTATTTGAGCTTAACTTATTCGCTTTTATAATTTAATTTTCGCCAAATTACGCCTAACGACCAAGGTGCTCCGACGTTCGCAACGGCACGAACTTGCGCAAGCAAGTGCAGTGACGGACGCGAATGTGCCGAAGGCCGAGCGAGAGTTGCGAAGCAATCTCGAAGCGAAGCGTCAGAGCCGACAGTTAGGCGCTGGCCCTATCTTATTAAAGTGAATCGGATTAAAACACATCGTCACAGGAACATTCAGCGAGGCTTGTAGAAATAATGGAAGGTACTCGACATATCTCAGCAAGTCTTGCTCCATCTCCTGCTAATTCATAACAGTGCGCCTTGTCTCTTATCGATTCAGAAGATTTCGCAATTTTCAAAGCAGCTACTAACTGGATCCAAAAGGGATGAGCAAGCCACGCGAAACATACCAATCTGCGAACAGGTGCTATTTCTAGTTCATCGTGAAGATTTCTGTATCTACTATTGCTCACCTTTTTTACTATAAAATTATCCAGATTGGATTTACTAGTAAGCGATCGACATGAATCAGAATAAATTGAGTCAGTAATAACAGTAAGAACCACGAAAATAAGTAATAATATTTTCTTTCTCATAACACACCAATTATTAAGATGAAACGTTAGGAAAAACAAGTAATTATTTATAATAATATAATATTATCAATAATTTAATGCATATTCTGATCTGAAATCCCATTGATAAAAGCGATATTTTAGGACTTGCGCCTAACGACCAAGGTGTTCCGACGTTCTGCGTTTGGCACGAGCTTGCCATTGCAAGCGCAGTGACAATGCAAAAATGTGGCGCAGCCCGAGCGAGGGTTGCGTTAGCAATCCCGAAGCGTAGCGGAAGCACCGACAGTTAGGCGTAGTTGGTTAGTTCAGGATTCATCCCGCATTTTTCGAAAGAGAGCTTTTGACTCTCGAGCCCATTCTCCAAATTTGCTAACAGATTTTTTAATATTTTCTCCGTATGGGTTTAACAGATCAATAATACCTTCATTTATCGTATAATCAAGTTTTTCAATTTTTCCTATAAAAATAGTAAGAGGTTCGAAGACTTCATTCTGGAAGCCAAAATTAGCATTTCTATAGTCATAAATATCAGTGAAGCGCTCATATTTTTTCCCACATAAATCTGCCACTTTCACTATCGCATTCGATACTTGTTTTCGATAGTTTGCTAAATCTTTTAAATATTCCTGCAATTTACCGCTTCTCAATGAATCTCGCCAGGAATTTGCCAGAACACAGCCTGTATCGTATACATATTCTGCCTCTTCTAAGGCAGAATATATCTCATCAATAGCCTTACGCTTTTCAGGATCCGGTATATGGATTTTTACTTTTTTAACAGTGGCGGGTTGAACAACTAGCCTCGTTGATTTATTATAAAGGAAGACAGATATTCCAATAACTATTAAACCTAAAAAGATAATTGTTATTCGAGTTAGTGGATGCGTTAACCAGGTCGGTGGAGACTCGATAAAAGAAGCAATCCATTGTTCAGGAACAATGCCGGTAAGTAAAAGTATTGCGCCAATTATTGCTTGGAAAATCGATCTGACCAAAGCACCAGCCATGTGAGACAACAACCATTTAATCATATCATTTCTTCAACGAAAACTATTTTTAACCAATTACGCCTAACGACCAAGGTGTTCCGACGTTTGCGATGGCGCGAGCTTGCTCTGCAAGCGAAGTGACAGAAGCAAATGTGGCGTAGCCCGAGCAAGGGGCGCGAAGCGACCCCGCAGCGCTGCGGAAGCACCGATAGTTAGCCGACGTTACCTTCAAGTAGTAGCGACGACAAATCCTATGAATATAACAGGCAAAGCTATAAGAAAGTCTGCAATTGCAGATAACGAAAGCGAATATAACCAAGAAAAATACTTCGACGATGTATCATTATTCAATTCATTTCTAAATGAATTTATAAACACTACCAAAGACCAACCAATTCCCTTCATTAAAATGAATATAAAAATCGCCAAAGAAAAAGAATCGAACTTCTCAATACTTAAGCAATATTGAAACGTTGGAACGAATAGATAATCGGTTAAAGTGAGAAAAAAACTGAAAAAATATGTAAACGGGCTTTCAAATTTAGAATCAGTAAGCCTGCGCGAAATCAGCCAAAAGTTTATAAGAAATTTTAATAATAGATATAGCCACAAGGATACTGCCTCATCGATAAGAAAAGTATGCGCTAACAATAAAAAATGGTATATCATCTAAGAATTCTTGGTTCAAACATATTTCATTAGTAATGTCGGCTAACGACCAAGGTGTTCCGACGTTTGCGATGGCGCGAGACTTGCTCTGCAAGACGAGTGACTGAAGCAAATGTGCCGAAGGCCAAGCGAGAGTTGCGAAGCAATCTCGAAGCGAAGCGTCAGAGCCGATAGTTAGACGGCGTCCAATTATCCAACTAATTAAATCAACTAATTATTTCGAAAAACATTGCTCTCTATATTGTTTCGAGTCTGTTCTAACATCATTACTATTCTGAAAATATTTTTTTCTATCTTCTGAATCGGGTGTCCAACCATACATTAGCATACTCGACGGACCGCCTCCTTCACACTCTTCACCACAATCGCAATCAGGATGATTAGGCATCTTCGAACAATTAGACTTAGCTATACTGGCTTTACAAATTTTATAACAACAAGATTGAGCACTCTCAAAAGAAATATAAAGTTTATTTTTAAACTCGAAAGGCTTTAAAAATGCGCCAAAAACAAAACCTATCTTATTCTGAAAATTAACTTTCACCCACTGCGAATTTTGGCCTGCGACATTCTCTCTTTTGGGCTCATATTGCAAAATAATTAGTTCATCTTCATTGTTGAATATATGAATAACTTTTGATTTTATCGAGGGCTTTTCCCTTAAATTAACATTCGTACCATTTATCAGAAATTTTTCTTCTGCAAATAATGAGAAAGTAGAAATTAAACCTATAAAACAAAGAGAAAAGAATACTTTGCACATAAATATAAT
Encoded here:
- a CDS encoding SH3 domain-containing protein produces the protein MCKVFFSLCFIGLISTFSLFAEEKFLINGTNVNLREKPSIKSKVIHIFNNEDELIILQYEPKRENVAGQNSQWVKVNFQNKIGFVFGAFLKPFEFKNKLYISFESAQSCCYKICKASIAKSNCSKMPNHPDCDCGEECEGGGPSSMLMYGWTPDSEDRKKYFQNSNDVRTDSKQYREQCFSK
- a CDS encoding DUF4145 domain-containing protein; this encodes MESIETITVYPEREEGNLESKYFFSLPRQIEELYAETLESYNKENLILCAAGLRAMIEGVCADQKIKKGPVEEKDKNGQIVTKQKGNLEGKINGLTQENLLTEKQANILHQHRFLGNTALHRLKKPDKDKLKLAIEILEHILDAIYVIPKKATNLKRKK
- a CDS encoding ribbon-helix-helix protein, CopG family produces the protein MISLRIPPDLERQLDSFAKSKGKSRSEIVKESILEYIKNHSSNKTPFELGEDLFGKHSANNQELSQNRKSALKNILKDKNEKRRSR
- a CDS encoding type II toxin-antitoxin system VapC family toxin, whose product is MKNAALVDSGPIIALFNSSDNYHKSVFKFLKGFKGSLFTTWPVVTEVIYLLSFSINAQSDFLEWIERGSLQILDITLEDLKYIKSRMQKYSDLPMDLADASLMCIAEREGIYNIISIDSDFSIYKTLKGKYLANLYKN